AACACAGACTCTGGAGTTTATGAACTGAAGATCatcagaagcagcagcagcagtgaaaAAAACTTCAATGTTATTGTTAATAGTGAGTcattaatgcatattttttaaaatattttttagaattAAGCTCAGATGGAGATGACAGCGTCTAATCATCTCTGACCAGCTGATAATTGTCTGTTCAAATGAGgatttgaaacaaaataagtatgtaaaatgtgtttataagcacaatgcattatttttgtaatcAAAAATCAAGAAAAGTCTTGTTGCTTTCATcttcacagttctttcatgttATGGAGTTTGTTGTTATTTTCAGCAGAACGGCCCTTCAGGAGCTGTTGCTTTGTGTTTCAGCTGTTCCTAAACATGATGAAGTGAAGACAAACAAGGGAGAATCTGTCACTTTAGATTCTGGTGAAATGAGAAAACCAAATCATGTGATGGCTTGGTTTTTTAAAGACAGTCTCATCGCTCAAATTACTGGCAATCCCAATAAAACCTGTACAGCTGTTCAGTGTgaagagagattcagagacagagtAATGGTgaatcagactggatctctgaccatcacaaacatcacaaacacagaCTCTGGAGTTTACGAACTGAAGATCATCATCAGCGACAGCAGCTTCAGCATCACCAGAGTGAAGACATTCAATGTTAATGTCACTGGTGAGTAGcctataatttagttttttaaaaatatatatatattttatttttttatttttttgtggactGTTTAAAAAAGCAAGATTTGACTCTAATAACACTTTGACTAATGTTAgtcaaatgtaaacaaatattttcagtcatttttcctGTTAACATTGTTttcttgttgaataaagtttcctgttgagttcacaatgatgtgatgttgttttaaatgctgTTGCATTTATCAGTTAAAACAGTATCATACAACTGATGACCGAAGTAGAAAGGTGTAAATATCAGTCAAAGATATGGTTAAATACCGGATGGGTTATCGTtcactctctttttctctttagcTGTTTCAAATTCAGGTCTGTCTTCAGGCGCTGTAGCAGGAATAAGTTGTGTTGTTCTGCTGGTGGTTGCGGCTGTAACTGCTGGTTTGATTTAAACTTCCCGTGGGAGATATAAGAGCACCACAGAATGTAAGTATTTCATACAGCTGATGATATACTGTGGGGAGAAACAACAGTAATACTTTACAATACTGGTGCataaacatgcattaaataatgctaaactaatgcacagataatcatgagttaattaaagaactaaaccattttattaattaaatgattactgcatcagcaactaatgaacattctatatgattcatagattaagtaatcaataaattgttattacttaaatgtgtcataatgtattaattcgctaataacatattatattaaataatgaagtaaattaatatgttaattatcacattgggtcgaagccatgcctttCAACTTCCAATTGTCTGCTTTAAAATcgttagctaatgatttgcaaatgtatcattatgttactgctttacttgttgaggcacagaactattaactaattgttaagtaatatgtcattgtggttatggattttgaattagttagttagtcatgcgcctcaacaagtaaagtcacaccataatgatacctttgcaaatcattagctaatgattaattaacaACTGGAAGTTGAAATGCATGCTTCAACCCATTGTGGTAATTCACATAATGAATTTACActattagttaatataatatgttattaggtaattaatactttatgacacatttaacgAATAACAATCgattgattacttaatctatgaatcatatagaatTAGTTATGTGCATTAGtgaagcatgaattaatgtatATTAGTGTCACAGTATTGTAAAGTGCTACCGAAACAACTTTAAAAGAACAGTGGTTCTTGTAATTAAATGTACACTATGAATACTGTTTTGTCATTTATGTTTAACACCACAGAAGCAGATGTTCACCAGTGATGCATTGTCAAAAATTTTCTTAACTCTCAaactaaataaaagttaaaaaaaaaaaaaaaaatcaaagggTTTTAATAGACAATGGCAATACAGCAGTTTTAGATGCGGTATTGATTTAAATCAATAGTTTAATTTTGTATTACTGGAATACACAGTTGATGACAGTTTGATGCAGTTATAGACACTGTTTTAAGTATTTTGGAAAAGTGTTTGTGTAACTGACACAACAATTACTTTTATCGTATgaatctgtttatttttttatttttttatcagggGAATGATGTTAATAAAGACATTGCTTTGGACACGGGAGGACGAGGCTgcctacaaaaaaaacaatgtaaacatttataattttgatacTTTCAATGAAAAGGACGCTAAAGAGAATTAAGAAATGATGGAAAGAAGAGGATCCATTGAAACTCTTCAGAGTAATTGTGTCATGAGTCCaggatttcaatttcaattaataataataatattaatgaattaaagCATTTAGCCTTAGAGGTGCTGTATGTAAgtttttgactctactaaagcataacaataccataatatgtttgcagatatttaaaaaacatgctaagttaacatacttgtttatctgaaaaacaatgctacagtcagttattctcctttgaaaatgtgcattccgggaCGGTCCCAATGTTTATACTATCCATCATAAATTCTATGAGATAAtgttcaatactatttagggcagatagggtggataatatgcacattgggacgcaggctcTGTCTTTGTTGTGGTTTGTgtaacccgcccactgccagtttacccaattgtatttcagcaccccgggttgccagttggcagAAAAAGCAGCATATTTAATTTCATCCATCGTCATGTGCGCTCATTTCTTTTGGTGatgttaatctggcaacctgtgTGTGCTTCAAGTCtcaggaggaggggccgggtgaaaaaaaccCTCTCCAATATATTGAATTTGGACTgtaatacctagttcaaccgctaattgtcaatcctacatacagcacctttaaacaGTATATGAGCAATAATGTGAGAAACAAAACAACGCATCACTAGCAATAGATCAGtgatgtttgatgtttttcaGGATATGTATTTATCAAAGCTGCTAAAGTGTTATACTGGAATAATGAGCGATCATCTCTTTCTTATCTTTTGCACAAAGAAATAATAATGAGCATTATgacaaaaaatgttcaaaaacatgCTTATAGTGTTCTTCATGTTTCTAGGCTACTGGTTTTGACTGAAATTATTCCGTTACTAATGTAGCCACTAACACTAACTAGTTGGCTGGACAAGCTACTGTATAAATAGGTTTCATATGTCCCCCAAATACACTGTAACCAACACCAGCCTTAAGATGCCTGGAAATGAACTGATTTCTTTTTAAGATGGTGATATATTTTGCTGAGATGTTCAGTGCCTTTAACTGGAATACTGTGTTAAATGATTTTTCTATGGCATTATATTATGTTCCTTTTTCcttgttcttcttcttctttttaggATTGGTCTTTTGTTTGAAGCTCATTTTATGtaagatttatatatattaaccaTGAATCAGTAAGAACTGgacacaaatgtttgttttcccAATCCTAAAGGTAGTAATCTGTTATTGTTTTGTCTCTTGCAATATGGCCGGTATATATTCTTTagacattttcttttgttttccttAACCATCAGCCAAAGGATACAGTGCCTTGAAATAAAACCacactattttattttctgaaacaAGGAAAGGGGCTTGAAAGATCTTTGTATGTTTAAATGTTGGCTATAACGGCTGGAATCTGTGAgtctataaaatatttttgtgtttgttatcAGAAATAACCGTGGACTAAACTCTCATTGAAACTACTGTAGTAAAACTGATAATGTGGTAGACACCactcaaaaaaagaaattagAAACAATGTGAGAGACTATCTTACACTCTTTAACAAAGCGCCATATTAGAGTATGAACATTAACTACAGTAACTATTTTGGGGGAAAGAGTCTATGATAACTGTGGTCGGACAGAATGAATTACACTAATACTAGGGCCTGagcaaaaacaacatttcagacATGGTTTATTCTGTATGAATATAAAACTTACTGATGGGGAAAATAAAGCTTTTAGAAACTTT
The sequence above is a segment of the Onychostoma macrolepis isolate SWU-2019 chromosome 22, ASM1243209v1, whole genome shotgun sequence genome. Coding sequences within it:
- the LOC131531354 gene encoding uncharacterized protein LOC131531354; amino-acid sequence: MKLLFYSLAVILFLLDHGASGVGSDEVSVSVMKGDSVIFHTGVETNQQEDIKWYFRNTRIAQIRGDLGYICTDVKCNKGTERFRGRLKLDNQTGSLTIMNITNTDSGVYELKIIRSSSSSEKNFNVIVNTVPKHDEVKTNKGESVTLDSGEMRKPNHVMAWFFKDSLIAQITGNPNKTCTAVQCEERFRDRVMVNQTGSLTITNITNTDSGVYELKIIISDSSFSITRVKTFNVNVTAVSNSGLSSGAVAGISCVVLLVVAAVTAGLI